A window of Corallococcus macrosporus DSM 14697 contains these coding sequences:
- a CDS encoding CvpA family protein, with protein sequence MVIDLIILGLVLFFALIGAVTGVSRQVANLVGLAVAYFTSRRLGPLAGPHLAEALGGPLFLGVILGTVLLFICTWLAVRYALGALLLRILATGQHNEHRGVDRFLGFVLGGAKMGLIAWVVLSAIAFFEQHVVIAGRRVGLSPKESLSIEVARRYNLFELTQFAPVKHLVEVARAASDPKRAGQLKDDPAYKALRKDARFQRLLQDPKLKQALARGDTAALLRHDGVLQLIQDPDVAARLGAAARASEREP encoded by the coding sequence ATGGTCATCGACCTCATCATCCTCGGGCTGGTGCTGTTCTTCGCCCTCATCGGCGCCGTCACCGGGGTGTCACGGCAGGTGGCCAACCTGGTGGGCCTGGCGGTGGCCTACTTCACCTCGCGCCGCCTGGGCCCCCTGGCGGGCCCGCACCTGGCCGAGGCCCTGGGCGGCCCGCTGTTCCTGGGCGTCATCCTGGGCACGGTGCTGCTGTTCATCTGCACCTGGCTCGCGGTGCGCTACGCCCTGGGCGCGCTGCTCTTGCGCATCCTCGCCACCGGCCAGCACAACGAGCACCGGGGCGTGGACCGCTTCCTCGGCTTCGTCCTGGGCGGGGCGAAGATGGGCCTCATCGCCTGGGTGGTGCTCAGCGCCATCGCCTTCTTCGAACAGCACGTCGTCATCGCGGGCCGCCGCGTGGGCCTGTCCCCGAAGGAGTCGCTCTCCATCGAGGTCGCCCGCCGCTACAACCTCTTCGAGCTGACGCAGTTCGCCCCGGTGAAGCACCTGGTGGAGGTGGCCCGAGCCGCCAGCGACCCGAAGCGCGCGGGCCAGCTCAAGGACGACCCGGCCTACAAGGCCCTGCGCAAGGACGCCCGCTTCCAGCGCCTGCTCCAGGACCCGAAGCTGAAGCAGGCCCTGGCGCGCGGAGACACCGCCGCGCTGCTGCGGCACGACGGGGTGCTCCAGCTCATCCAGGACCCGGACGTGGCGGCCCGGCTGGGCGCCGCGGCCCGCGCCTCCGAGCGCGAGCCCTGA
- the clpX gene encoding ATP-dependent Clp protease ATP-binding subunit ClpX yields MESSARREEAVLTPREIYERLDRFVIGQDGAKRAVAIAAHNHLKRLLARRLRRTSLIKKSNILLIGPTGSGKTHIARNLADILHVPFTTVDATEYTEAGYYGKDVEVMISDLLFKANHSVEDTQRGIIFIDEVDKIARRSQGARNGAGSRDIGGEGVQQSLLKLLEGREVYVPLNVTQAWNKSDFVQVDTRDILFICAGTFSDLHDYGDEGGRAMGFGAEDAAQRRQKRISTRQLTDFGMLAEFLGRLPVVVQLDRLGEADLIRVLTEPPDSIVREFRELLAMDELEVDFAEPGLREVVRYSVERGLGARGLRSILEHVMADVMFEAPERRRRHVAVDAGFVRERLRGLDSTQLNV; encoded by the coding sequence ATCGCCGCCCACAATCACCTGAAGCGTCTGCTGGCGCGGAGGCTGCGCCGGACGTCGCTCATCAAGAAGTCCAACATCCTGCTGATTGGCCCCACCGGGAGCGGCAAGACGCACATCGCCCGCAACCTGGCGGACATCCTCCACGTCCCGTTCACCACGGTGGACGCCACCGAGTACACGGAGGCCGGCTACTACGGGAAGGACGTGGAGGTGATGATCTCCGACCTCCTCTTCAAGGCGAACCACTCCGTGGAGGACACCCAGCGGGGCATCATCTTCATCGACGAGGTGGACAAGATCGCCCGGCGCTCGCAGGGGGCCCGCAACGGCGCGGGCAGCCGCGACATCGGCGGCGAGGGGGTGCAGCAGTCCCTGCTGAAGCTCCTGGAGGGGCGCGAGGTGTACGTGCCCCTCAACGTCACCCAGGCCTGGAACAAGAGCGACTTCGTCCAGGTGGACACGCGCGACATCCTCTTCATCTGCGCCGGCACCTTCAGCGACCTGCACGACTACGGGGACGAAGGGGGCCGCGCCATGGGCTTTGGCGCGGAGGACGCGGCGCAGCGGCGCCAGAAGCGCATCAGCACCCGGCAGTTGACGGACTTCGGCATGCTGGCGGAGTTCCTCGGCCGCCTGCCGGTGGTGGTGCAGTTGGACCGGCTGGGGGAGGCGGACCTGATTCGCGTGCTCACCGAGCCGCCGGACTCCATCGTGCGCGAGTTCCGCGAGCTGCTGGCCATGGATGAGCTGGAGGTGGACTTCGCCGAGCCGGGCCTGCGCGAGGTGGTGCGCTATTCGGTGGAGCGAGGGCTGGGGGCGCGCGGGCTGCGGTCCATCCTGGAGCACGTCATGGCGGACGTCATGTTCGAGGCGCCCGAGCGGCGGCGGCGTCACGTCGCCGTGGACGCGGGCTTCGTGCGGGAGCGGCTGCGGGGGCTGGACTCGACGCAGCTCAACGTGTGA
- a CDS encoding J domain-containing protein, producing the protein MPSIAPVGAATPPGAVASRAPVSKVAIPAVAPLGASAPGAPPASATAPAATGAAPGRPPVTAPAARPPPKLTLGQVAPPVAPASVPQQRPGARPTMSLPALAPAGATPPRPPPAVPSVAPAVPSIAPAGPGVAPLAAGPRAPSGTVPSIPSVAPIVPPIPPAAATAATPSRSTGPDLDAQQLADLEARCSRLDQLDYFEVLMLEKTATPADIKRAFYRESRTYHPDRFFQVDSRELKERINDLYKRVTEAYYVLRDDSKRKKYVTDVTGPERAQKLRFTEASEAETKAAAKKEQEEQIGTHPKGRQFFQQAQRDADAGNWAAAERNLKMALTYEPANARYKERLAEVQKQSQDESRDKGGSFKIR; encoded by the coding sequence GTGCCGTCCATCGCGCCCGTCGGCGCCGCGACGCCGCCCGGCGCCGTGGCGTCCCGCGCCCCCGTCTCGAAGGTCGCCATCCCCGCGGTAGCGCCGCTCGGCGCCTCGGCGCCCGGGGCCCCGCCGGCGAGCGCCACCGCACCGGCCGCGACCGGCGCCGCGCCTGGGCGGCCTCCCGTCACGGCGCCGGCGGCAAGGCCGCCCCCCAAGCTCACGCTGGGACAGGTCGCCCCGCCCGTGGCGCCCGCATCCGTCCCACAGCAGCGGCCCGGCGCTCGGCCCACCATGTCCCTGCCAGCGCTGGCACCCGCGGGCGCCACGCCACCGCGACCGCCACCGGCCGTCCCGTCCGTGGCCCCCGCGGTGCCCTCCATCGCGCCCGCCGGCCCCGGCGTCGCGCCGCTCGCCGCGGGCCCACGCGCGCCGTCCGGCACGGTGCCCTCGATTCCGTCGGTGGCGCCCATCGTCCCGCCCATCCCCCCGGCGGCGGCCACGGCCGCCACACCGTCGAGGTCCACGGGCCCGGACCTGGACGCCCAGCAACTCGCTGACCTCGAAGCGCGCTGCTCCAGGCTGGACCAGCTCGACTACTTCGAGGTGCTCATGCTGGAGAAGACGGCCACCCCCGCGGACATCAAGCGCGCCTTCTACCGGGAGAGCCGCACCTACCACCCGGACCGCTTCTTCCAGGTGGACTCCAGGGAGCTGAAGGAGCGCATCAACGACCTCTACAAGCGCGTCACCGAGGCCTACTACGTCCTGCGCGACGACTCGAAGCGCAAGAAGTACGTCACCGACGTGACGGGCCCCGAGCGCGCCCAGAAGCTGCGCTTCACCGAGGCCTCCGAAGCGGAGACCAAGGCCGCCGCGAAGAAGGAGCAGGAAGAGCAGATCGGCACCCACCCCAAGGGGCGCCAGTTCTTCCAGCAGGCCCAGAGGGACGCGGACGCCGGCAACTGGGCCGCCGCCGAACGGAACCTCAAGATGGCGCTCACGTATGAGCCCGCCAACGCCCGCTACAAGGAGCGGCTGGCGGAGGTCCAGAAGCAGTCCCAGGACGAGTCCCGCGACAAGGGCGGCTCGTTCAAGATCCGCTGA